Proteins co-encoded in one Alcanivorax sp. genomic window:
- a CDS encoding AbgT family transporter — protein sequence MARHNFLARLEALGNRLPHPTLLFVWLCLLLLPLTALLNGLGLTTTHPITDNTVAVRSLVDGEGIRYLFTSLVGNFTGFAPLGVVLVAMLGLGVAEQSGLLSVSLAGLVKKASGKMLVITVAFAGVLSSMTVDAGYVVLIPLAGLVFQLAGRSPLAGIATAFAAVSGGFSANLLVGPVDATLSGLTTEAVALVDPSRTVEATDNYWFIIASTFLVTALVSVVTLRFTEPHLAGQAAADALPVEAPASDARAIRWTLASLVILLIAIALLVIPASAPLRHPETGSVLGSPFIHGLVVIVALIAGVCGAVYGRVSGQFRNAGDIITAMETTMASMAGYLVLMFFAAQFVAWFNYSQVGLLLAVEGAAWLGSLSIPKVALLLLFVLLAAAINLMIGSASAKWSILAPIFVPMLMLIGIDPEATQAAYRVGDSSTNIITPLMPYFVLVLGFARRYKPDTGIGTLMAMMLPYSITLLLGWSVLLGVWIGFGWPLGPG from the coding sequence GGCTCTGCCTGCTGCTGTTGCCACTCACGGCACTGCTGAACGGGCTTGGACTGACCACCACGCACCCGATTACCGATAATACGGTAGCGGTACGTTCCCTGGTGGACGGCGAAGGCATTCGCTATCTGTTTACCTCCCTGGTAGGCAACTTCACCGGCTTTGCGCCTTTGGGGGTGGTGCTGGTGGCTATGCTCGGTCTGGGTGTGGCTGAGCAATCCGGGCTGCTGTCAGTGAGCCTGGCCGGGCTGGTGAAGAAGGCATCCGGCAAGATGCTGGTGATTACCGTGGCCTTTGCCGGGGTACTTTCCAGCATGACGGTGGATGCGGGTTATGTGGTGCTTATCCCGCTGGCTGGGCTGGTGTTTCAGCTTGCCGGGCGCTCTCCCCTTGCGGGTATCGCCACCGCCTTTGCCGCGGTGTCGGGCGGCTTCAGTGCCAACCTGCTAGTGGGGCCGGTGGATGCGACACTGTCTGGGCTAACGACAGAGGCCGTTGCCCTGGTGGATCCTTCCCGGACAGTCGAAGCCACCGACAACTACTGGTTTATCATTGCTTCAACCTTCCTTGTCACCGCATTGGTCAGCGTAGTAACTCTTCGCTTCACCGAACCCCATCTAGCCGGGCAGGCAGCGGCCGACGCATTACCCGTGGAAGCGCCGGCCAGCGATGCCCGGGCCATACGCTGGACTCTCGCCAGCCTTGTTATCCTGCTGATAGCCATCGCCCTGCTGGTGATTCCGGCCAGCGCCCCGCTGCGCCACCCGGAAACGGGCAGCGTACTGGGCTCGCCCTTTATTCATGGGTTAGTGGTGATCGTGGCGCTGATTGCCGGAGTCTGTGGTGCCGTCTATGGACGCGTCAGCGGTCAGTTCCGCAATGCCGGCGATATCATCACCGCCATGGAAACCACCATGGCCTCCATGGCCGGATACCTGGTGCTGATGTTCTTTGCCGCGCAGTTTGTCGCCTGGTTCAACTACAGTCAGGTGGGGCTGCTGCTGGCCGTGGAAGGCGCCGCCTGGCTTGGCAGCCTGTCGATTCCAAAGGTCGCCCTGCTGTTGTTGTTCGTTCTGCTGGCAGCGGCCATCAACCTGATGATCGGCAGCGCCTCCGCCAAGTGGTCGATCCTGGCTCCGATCTTTGTGCCCATGCTGATGCTGATCGGCATCGACCCGGAAGCGACCCAGGCGGCCTATCGGGTGGGCGACTCCAGCACCAATATCATCACCCCCCTGATGCCCTACTTCGTGCTCGTGCTGGGCTTCGCCCGCCGCTACAAGCCCGACACGGGCATCGGCACCCTGATGGCCATGATGCTTCCTTACAGCATTACCTTGTTGCTGGGATGGTCGGTGTTGCTGGGAGTGTGGATCGGGTTTGGCTGGCCGCTGGGCCCCGGCTGA
- a CDS encoding DUF4870 domain-containing protein, whose translation MTDIEKAQDATTQQAGPGKEERSQAMACHLLALIGFVIPFGNLVGPLIMWVVKKDESSFVDDQGKEAVNFNITILIAFFVSFLLTFVVIGAILMPIIGLFWLVMTIIAGLKANEGVTYRYPLTLRLIN comes from the coding sequence ATGACTGATATTGAAAAAGCGCAAGACGCTACAACGCAACAAGCCGGCCCAGGCAAGGAAGAGCGAAGCCAGGCCATGGCCTGTCACCTGCTGGCATTGATCGGCTTCGTGATTCCCTTCGGCAACCTTGTCGGTCCGCTGATCATGTGGGTGGTCAAGAAGGATGAAAGCAGCTTTGTAGACGACCAGGGCAAGGAAGCGGTGAACTTCAATATCACCATCCTGATCGCCTTTTTCGTGAGCTTCCTGCTGACCTTCGTCGTCATCGGCGCCATCCTGATGCCCATCATCGGCCTCTTCTGGCTGGTAATGACCATCATCGCCGGCCTGAAAGCCAACGAAGGTGTGACTTACCGTTACCCGCTGACGCTGCGGTTGATTAACTGA
- the queF gene encoding NADPH-dependent 7-cyano-7-deazaguanine reductase QueF (Catalyzes the NADPH-dependent reduction of 7-cyano-7-deazaguanine (preQ0) to 7-aminomethyl-7-deazaguanine (preQ1) in queuosine biosynthesis) translates to MSHLKDTPLGRSSDYVDEYTPALLCPVPRWDARETLELEPLDEGTRLPFHGTDIWNAYELSWLTEKGKPVVAMCELRIPCTTPNIVESKSLKLYLNSFANTRFASRDEVRAAIEKDVAQTVGGDIDVLLFSLEEASELPLWEDRGQCVDSIDLNFEHYEYNPDLLLCDQGAEQTGQLYSHLLRSHCPVTNQPDWATVVVRYTGRAISPASFLRYVVSLRNHQGFHEQIIEQMFVDLMAQCSPRQLTVYGRFTRRGGIDINPFRSNSEQPLPNRRTVRQ, encoded by the coding sequence ATGAGTCACTTGAAAGACACCCCGCTGGGGCGTTCCAGCGATTATGTGGATGAGTACACCCCGGCCCTGCTGTGCCCTGTGCCGCGCTGGGATGCCCGCGAAACCCTGGAGCTGGAACCCCTTGATGAGGGCACCCGTTTGCCGTTCCACGGAACGGACATATGGAATGCCTATGAGTTGTCATGGCTCACTGAGAAAGGCAAGCCCGTGGTGGCCATGTGTGAGTTACGCATTCCGTGCACCACGCCCAACATCGTTGAGTCCAAATCCCTGAAGCTGTATCTCAATTCCTTTGCCAACACCCGCTTTGCCAGCCGTGATGAGGTCCGTGCGGCCATCGAAAAGGATGTGGCCCAGACCGTTGGCGGAGACATCGATGTGCTGTTGTTTTCCCTGGAAGAAGCGTCGGAATTGCCACTATGGGAAGATCGTGGCCAGTGCGTGGACAGCATTGACCTCAACTTCGAGCATTATGAGTACAACCCCGACTTGCTGCTGTGCGATCAGGGGGCCGAACAGACCGGCCAACTCTATTCCCATTTGCTGAGAAGCCATTGCCCGGTCACCAATCAGCCGGATTGGGCCACCGTGGTGGTGCGTTATACCGGCCGCGCTATCAGCCCGGCCAGCTTCCTGCGTTATGTGGTTTCCCTGCGCAATCATCAGGGTTTCCATGAGCAGATCATTGAGCAGATGTTTGTGGACTTGATGGCACAGTGTTCACCGCGTCAGCTGACGGTGTACGGGCGCTTTACCCGTCGTGGTGGCATCGATATCAATCCGTTCCGTTCCAACAGCGAACAGCCATTGCCCAATCGGAGAACTGTGCGGCAGTGA
- a CDS encoding ABC transporter permease yields MSPREQWVAFLTIVTKEIRRFTRIWPQTLLPPAITMTLYFVIFGNLIGSRVGEMGGFDYMQYIVPGLIMMSVIQNSYGNVVSSFFSTKFQHSIEEMLVSPMPSWIILSGFVVGGMVRGMLVGLIVSLLSLFFTQLSMQHVFVTILVVVLTAALFAIGGFINAILAKKFDDISIVPTFVLTPLTYLGGVFYSIDLLSDFWRTISLANPIVYMVNAFRYGVLGVSDVNVYASLMAIAGFVAVFFVIALWMLHRGTGIRH; encoded by the coding sequence ATGAGTCCACGCGAGCAATGGGTAGCGTTCCTTACCATCGTTACCAAGGAAATCCGCAGGTTTACCCGCATCTGGCCGCAAACCCTGTTGCCGCCGGCGATTACCATGACCCTGTATTTCGTGATCTTCGGTAACCTGATTGGCAGCCGGGTCGGGGAAATGGGCGGCTTCGATTACATGCAGTACATCGTCCCGGGCCTGATCATGATGAGTGTGATACAGAACAGCTACGGCAATGTGGTCAGTTCGTTCTTTTCCACCAAGTTCCAGCATTCCATTGAGGAAATGCTGGTCTCGCCCATGCCGTCCTGGATCATTCTCAGCGGCTTTGTGGTGGGGGGAATGGTGCGCGGCATGCTGGTGGGGCTGATTGTCAGCCTGTTAAGCCTGTTCTTTACCCAGTTATCCATGCAGCACGTGTTTGTGACCATACTGGTAGTGGTGCTGACAGCGGCGCTGTTTGCCATTGGGGGGTTCATCAATGCAATCCTGGCCAAGAAATTCGATGATATTTCCATCGTGCCCACTTTCGTGCTCACGCCGCTTACCTATCTGGGTGGGGTGTTCTACTCCATCGACCTATTGTCGGATTTCTGGCGTACCATCAGTCTGGCCAACCCCATCGTGTATATGGTGAATGCTTTCCGCTATGGCGTTCTGGGTGTCAGTGATGTGAATGTGTATGCCTCCCTGATGGCGATTGCCGGTTTTGTGGCGGTATTTTTTGTGATCGCGTTATGGATGTTGCACCGTGGTACTGGTATTCGTCATTAA
- a CDS encoding ABC transporter ATP-binding protein has protein sequence MSALTIRNLTKTYANGVEALKGIDLEVEQGDFFALLGPNGAGKSTTIGVISSLVNKSGGEVSIFGHSLDNDRSRAKTKIGVVPQEFNFNQFEKVFDIVVTQAGFYGIPAPLARERAEKYLRQLGLWDKRDKQSRTLSGGMKRRLMIARALVHEPDLLILDEPTAGVDIELRRSMWDFLTRINNEGKTIILTTHYLEEAESLCRNIAIIDHGTIVENTSMRALLEKLQVETFILDLARPVDSVPELDGFDVSLRDSQTLEVAVPKTQSLNTLFVALAEQQFEVMSMRNKANRLEELFVRLVEQNLPGEQSA, from the coding sequence TTGTCAGCATTGACGATTCGTAATCTCACCAAGACCTATGCCAATGGTGTCGAGGCGCTCAAGGGTATTGATCTTGAGGTAGAGCAGGGCGATTTTTTCGCCTTGCTGGGGCCCAACGGGGCCGGTAAATCCACCACCATCGGAGTGATCAGTTCGCTGGTGAACAAGAGCGGCGGTGAGGTCAGCATCTTTGGCCATTCGCTGGATAACGACCGCTCCCGGGCCAAGACGAAAATCGGCGTTGTACCGCAGGAATTCAATTTCAATCAGTTCGAAAAGGTGTTCGACATTGTGGTCACCCAGGCGGGGTTCTACGGTATTCCTGCGCCGCTTGCCCGTGAGCGGGCAGAGAAATACCTGCGTCAGCTGGGCCTGTGGGACAAGCGGGACAAGCAGTCGCGTACCCTCTCCGGTGGTATGAAACGTCGCCTGATGATTGCCCGGGCGCTGGTGCATGAGCCGGATCTGCTGATTCTGGATGAGCCCACCGCCGGCGTGGACATCGAACTGCGCCGTTCCATGTGGGATTTTCTCACCCGCATCAATAACGAAGGCAAGACCATCATCCTCACCACCCACTATCTGGAAGAGGCGGAATCCCTCTGTCGTAATATCGCCATCATTGACCATGGCACCATTGTGGAAAATACCAGCATGCGTGCCTTGCTGGAGAAACTGCAGGTGGAGACCTTCATTCTCGATCTGGCGCGTCCTGTTGATAGCGTGCCCGAGCTGGACGGCTTCGACGTGTCGCTGCGGGATTCCCAGACGCTGGAGGTGGCCGTCCCCAAGACCCAGAGTCTGAATACGTTGTTCGTGGCGCTGGCCGAGCAACAGTTTGAAGTTATGAGTATGCGCAACAAAGCGAACCGCCTGGAAGAGTTGTTTGTGCGCCTGGTTGAACAGAACCTGCCTGGAGAACAGTCCGCATGA